From one Esox lucius isolate fEsoLuc1 chromosome 11, fEsoLuc1.pri, whole genome shotgun sequence genomic stretch:
- the bcl2l12 gene encoding bcl-2-like protein 12 isoform X1 encodes MMSEDEVNPTSPNPSVSSISLVEIKEDTCLVLKAFLRNSLSVPQADRPGTVGGLYKDPNKYSANAKKRQDNGWDSLDEDISSVEEKKHGFKDLIKRRLQPRPSTLSGRHSARDRSLDQARKSSSLENDNRLKGRELFKENFGSPSTSEDEGNEGREQKRAKNKLKSQLSSFFNIKKKVKDDEKPTPKKPEKDKDNEEARHVGPSPDAPVGTPTHPPEFYQEVAGTLERIAQRSQSIKRPKKPSPRPSPAATPVKPPPELDKEEVVRQLVQVLSMEADIMNSKIESDPFLRSTLTRLSYPSFAKLLDTFASQEQATTSPLPQPASSPTLRRVAVTMEVSRRMVTATGTQRMQGYAERYMENFVPWVKSQGGWESIVRLEEILEYD; translated from the exons A TGATGTCAGAAGATGAAGTTAACCCTACCTCTCCTAACCCATCTGTCTCATCCATCTCACTGGTTGAGATCAAAGAAGACACTTGTctggtgctgaaagcatttctCCGCAACTCTTTGTCTGTCCCTCAGGCCGATCGGCCCGGGACAGTGGGGGGACTCTACAAAGACCCTAACAAGTACAG TGCCAATGCTAAGAAGCGGCAGGACAATGGCTGGGACTCTCTGGACGAAGACATCAGTTCAGTGGAGGaaaaaaagcatggcttcaagGACCTCATAAAGAGGAGGCTGCAGCCACGGCCCTCCACCCTCTCCGGCCGTCACTCAGCTAGAGACCGCAGTTTAGACCAAGCCCGAAAAAGCAGCTCCTTGGAGAATGACAATAGACTGAAGGGAAGAGAGTTATTCAAG GAAAACTTTGGATCCCCCTCTACATCAGAGGATGAAGGGAACGAGGGGAGAGAGCAGAAAAGAGCAAAGAATAAGTTAAAAAGCCAGTTATCCTCTTTCTTTAACATCAAAAAGAAGGTTAAAGACGATGAGAAACCTACTCCAAAGAAGCCAGAGAAGGATAAAGACAATGAGGAGGCGCGTCATGTAGGGCCATCACCAGATGCACCGGTCGGCACCCCCA CGCACCCTCCTGAGTTCTATCAGGAGGTGGCTGGGACACTGGAAAGGATTGCTCAACGTTCCCAAAGTATAAAGAGGCCTAAAAAACCCAGCCCACGACCTAGCCCTGCTGCCACCCCAGTGAAACCTCCGCCTG AACTTGACAAAGAAGAAGTGGTGCGCCAGTTGGTCCAGGTACTATCTATGGAAGCGGACATCATGAACTCTAAG ATAGAGTCGGACCCCTTCCTGCGCTCCACGCTGACCCGTCTATCCTACCCGTCTTTTGCCAAGCTCCTGGACACCTTCGCGAGCCAAGAGCAGGCCACAACCTCGCCCCTGCCACAGCCCGCCAGCAGTCCCACCCTGCGACGGGTAGCCGTCACAATGGAGGTGTCACGCCGCATGGTTACAGCCACAGGGACACAGCGCATGCAGGGCTACGCCGAGCGCTACATGGAGAACTTTGTCCCCTGGGTGAAGAGCCAAGGCGGATGG GAAAGTATCGTCCGGTTGGAGGAGATTTTGGAATACGACTGA
- the bcl2l12 gene encoding bcl-2-like protein 12 isoform X2: MSEDEVNPTSPNPSVSSISLVEIKEDTCLVLKAFLRNSLSVPQADRPGTVGGLYKDPNKYSANAKKRQDNGWDSLDEDISSVEEKKHGFKDLIKRRLQPRPSTLSGRHSARDRSLDQARKSSSLENDNRLKGRELFKENFGSPSTSEDEGNEGREQKRAKNKLKSQLSSFFNIKKKVKDDEKPTPKKPEKDKDNEEARHVGPSPDAPVGTPTHPPEFYQEVAGTLERIAQRSQSIKRPKKPSPRPSPAATPVKPPPELDKEEVVRQLVQVLSMEADIMNSKIESDPFLRSTLTRLSYPSFAKLLDTFASQEQATTSPLPQPASSPTLRRVAVTMEVSRRMVTATGTQRMQGYAERYMENFVPWVKSQGGWESIVRLEEILEYD, encoded by the exons ATGTCAGAAGATGAAGTTAACCCTACCTCTCCTAACCCATCTGTCTCATCCATCTCACTGGTTGAGATCAAAGAAGACACTTGTctggtgctgaaagcatttctCCGCAACTCTTTGTCTGTCCCTCAGGCCGATCGGCCCGGGACAGTGGGGGGACTCTACAAAGACCCTAACAAGTACAG TGCCAATGCTAAGAAGCGGCAGGACAATGGCTGGGACTCTCTGGACGAAGACATCAGTTCAGTGGAGGaaaaaaagcatggcttcaagGACCTCATAAAGAGGAGGCTGCAGCCACGGCCCTCCACCCTCTCCGGCCGTCACTCAGCTAGAGACCGCAGTTTAGACCAAGCCCGAAAAAGCAGCTCCTTGGAGAATGACAATAGACTGAAGGGAAGAGAGTTATTCAAG GAAAACTTTGGATCCCCCTCTACATCAGAGGATGAAGGGAACGAGGGGAGAGAGCAGAAAAGAGCAAAGAATAAGTTAAAAAGCCAGTTATCCTCTTTCTTTAACATCAAAAAGAAGGTTAAAGACGATGAGAAACCTACTCCAAAGAAGCCAGAGAAGGATAAAGACAATGAGGAGGCGCGTCATGTAGGGCCATCACCAGATGCACCGGTCGGCACCCCCA CGCACCCTCCTGAGTTCTATCAGGAGGTGGCTGGGACACTGGAAAGGATTGCTCAACGTTCCCAAAGTATAAAGAGGCCTAAAAAACCCAGCCCACGACCTAGCCCTGCTGCCACCCCAGTGAAACCTCCGCCTG AACTTGACAAAGAAGAAGTGGTGCGCCAGTTGGTCCAGGTACTATCTATGGAAGCGGACATCATGAACTCTAAG ATAGAGTCGGACCCCTTCCTGCGCTCCACGCTGACCCGTCTATCCTACCCGTCTTTTGCCAAGCTCCTGGACACCTTCGCGAGCCAAGAGCAGGCCACAACCTCGCCCCTGCCACAGCCCGCCAGCAGTCCCACCCTGCGACGGGTAGCCGTCACAATGGAGGTGTCACGCCGCATGGTTACAGCCACAGGGACACAGCGCATGCAGGGCTACGCCGAGCGCTACATGGAGAACTTTGTCCCCTGGGTGAAGAGCCAAGGCGGATGG GAAAGTATCGTCCGGTTGGAGGAGATTTTGGAATACGACTGA